In Streptomyces sp. NBC_00341, the DNA window GCACTCCTGGAAATCGAACGGGACTACGGCGAATCCGGCGCCGCCGGCGCTCCGGACGGTGATCCGACCGTCACGGTTCACGATGTGTCGGCGCTGGACGGCGCCATGCCGCATGTCCAGGTGCTGGCGGCGGCAGGCGCGCGGAGCTTCGCCGAGTGTGCTGTACCACTGGGGCAGGGCGGCTGGGCCTCGTTCATGGTCGGCACCGCGGGCAGGGACACCATCGACGTGACGCTGCGGATCCGGTTGAAGCAGGTGGCCGAGGTCGCCATGGTCTCGGACCGGCGCATCATGGCGCGGCGTGCCGACGAGGTGCGTCAGGTGAGTGACGCCTTCCTGGCGGAGGCGTCGTTGCAGATGGATTCGAGCCTCGATGTGAAGAGCACCGTGCGGCGGGTGGCACGTACGGCCGTTCCTGCCATCGCCGAGGGGTGCGTCCTGCATCTGTGTCTTCCCGAGGGGCTGAAACCCGTGTCCTTCACGCACATGGACGCCCGTGAGCAGCAGTGGCTCGGCAAGGTCGCGGCAGAGGACGCCTGGCTGACGGAGACGCTGCACAGGGTGCTCGACAGCGGGCGGGCGCTGGCGCTGAAGGGTGAGGGGCTGCGAGGGGGGCCTTTCGGGCCCGCCTCGTCCGGGGCGGGCCGCGCCGTGCGGGCGATCAGTGTGAACCCGCTCAACGCCCGGGGCCGGGTTCTGGGCACCCTGACGTTTCTCTACCATCGGGCGGTCGTGGCCGAGGGGGCATCACGGTTCCTGGCGGGTCTGGCCGACCGGGCCGCGTTGGCCATCGACAGCAGCACCCTGCACGAACAGCGGCGGCACCATGTGGCCTCTCTCCAGCGACATCTGCTCCCGCGAGAACTGCCGCGGATTCCGGGGCTCACGCTGGGTTCCGCGTACGAAGTGGGTGACGTCTCGCTCGATGTGGGCGGTGACTTCTACGACGCCGTCCCGGGGACGCAGGGTGGTGTGACCCTCCTCATCGGCGATGTCTGCGGTCGTGGGGCGGAGGCGGCGGCACTGACGGGTCTGGCCCGCCACACCCTGCGCGCCCTTTTCGAGGACGGCAGTACGCCCGAGCACGCGCTGGAACGGCTGAATCAGGCCCTGGTCAGGGAGAGCACGTCCCGCTTCGTGACGGCGCTCGTAGCGGTACTGGTACCGGACGGAGAGGGGTTTCGTGTGCGCTACTGGAGTGCCGGGCATCCGGCGCCTCTGCTGCGGCGTGCGGATGGCACAGTGGAGGAGCTCGTCGCCCACGGGGATCTGCTGGGCGTGCTGGAGGACATCGAGTACGGGTCCGGCTCTGTGCGCCTGACCCCGGGGGACGCGCTGGTGATGTTCACCGACGGAGTGACCGAGGCGAGAGCGGCCGACGGGCTGTTCTTCGAATCGCGCCTGCAGGAGGAGGTGGCGCGGCGGGGTGCCGGTGATGCCCAGGGGTTCGCCGAGCGGCTGGCGGAGGCTGTCGTGGAATTCCGGGCGACGGGCGCCGACGACATCGCCGTGCTCGTCGCACGGGCGGAGTCCCTCGGATGAGCGGCGCCGCCGGGGAGCAGAGGATCGATCACGATCTCGTCTGGGTGGTCGAGGATTCGGCGGAGGACGCCGAGGCCATCGCGCGGGCGCTCCGTCGCACCCATCCGGGTCTGGCGCTGGACTTCACCGACCGGGGGACGGGATTCGTCGAGCGGTTGCTGGAAGCCGCCCGCCGGCCGGGGCTCGTCCTTCTGGACCTGAAGCTGCCCGGTCCCAGTGGCGCCGAGGTGCTGCGGTCGATCCGCTCCCGGCCAGAACTGGACGGTGTGGCCGTGGTCGCCTTCACCTCGTCCACCGGGCCGGACGAGGTGGACACGACCTATGCGGCAGGGGCCGACAGCTACATCTACAAGCCGGTCAACTTCGAACTCTTCAGCGCGGTGTTGAAGGGGGCTGTCGACTACTGGCAGAGAAAGGCGAAGGGCGGGGACGAGGGCCCTGCCGCTCAGCCTCGCCCCTGACCCTGACCCTGACTGTGGCCCTGAGCCCCTCCCTCCTGACCCAGGGTGAAGAAGAAGGCGGTCCCGCGGCCCGGTTCGCTGTCGAGCCACAGCTCGCCGCCGTGTCGCTCGACGATCCGCCTGACGATCGCGAGTCCCACACCGGTGCCGCCCCCGCGCTCGCCCTGCCCGTGCAGTCTGCGGAAGAGCTCGAAGACCTCGTCCTGCCGGTCGGACGGGATGCCGATCCCGTTGTCCCGGACCACGACGGTCTGCTGTGGCGGCCCGCCGGACGGTGGGCCGAGTGTGTCGACCAGGACCTCTACCGTGCGGTCACCCTGGTCAGCGGCGTACTTGGCCGCATTCACCAGGAGGTTGACCAGCACTTCGTAGATCCGGTTCTCATCGGCGTACACCTCGGGCAGCTCGTGTCTGATGACCCGCACGTGGGCTTCGGCCAGGCGTTCACCGGCCACGTCGAGCGCGGAGTCCAGTACCCGGTCCAGTGGGACACGGGTGCGGTGAAGACCGCCTCGGCCCAGTCGGGCGAAGTGCAGCAGCGAGTCGAGCAGGTCGTCCATCCGGCCGGCCAGTCGCCGCATGGTGTGCAGCCGGCGGACGGTGGTCTCGTCGAGCTCCGCTGCGGCGTCCTCGATGACGAAGGTCGCGGCGTTGGAGATGCCTCGTAGCGGTTCCTTGAGGTCGTGAGCTGCCACGTGGGCGAATGAGTCGAGGTCGGAGTTGGTGATGCGCAGCTGTTCGTTCAACGCCGCGAGCTCCGCCTCGTGCCGGAGTACGAGTCCTGTCAGCGTGCGCCAGAGTTCCTGTGCGGTGGCACGGTCGGTGGGCGTCCAGGGCAGGCACTGTCCGTGGACCACCGCGCGGAATACGGCGCCCGAGCCGCGAGGGGTGAGCCGTTCGCCTCGCGGTCCGACCCGGACGGGCCTGGAGGGGTCGGTGGCCCATTGGCGTGTGGTCGGACGGGCCTTGCGGAACCAGGCGAGGAAATCGCCCGAGCGGCTCAGCGTCACCATCAGGGCCCCTGCCGGTCCGCCTTCCACCATGGCGTCGGGATGGTCCGGCTCCTCCGAGAGGCGGTCCGTACTCCAGACCGTGCCGGGCGCCGGCCCTGCCGCGCGGGCCTGAAGGGTCTCCAGCAGGGCGGGGGAAACGCTCATCCCGCTGATGGTGCTGCGGTCACCGCGGCAGAGCACCGCGCCGTCGGCGTCCAGCAGGTCTCTGAGGGCGTCGTCACCTGCCAGGAGTGAGTCCTCCAGGTCCGACGTGACCCGGGAGATGATCCGGTCGAGGCGCTCGCGGGATGCGGTGAGCGCCTCGGCCTGCTCCCGTTCCTCGATGACCGCGAGCTGGAGGGAGAAGGCCACGCCGAAGAACT includes these proteins:
- a CDS encoding PP2C family protein-serine/threonine phosphatase codes for the protein MPGVLAVVGTRWSGGLLHYLRSVTLAEPTSALLEIERDYGESGAAGAPDGDPTVTVHDVSALDGAMPHVQVLAAAGARSFAECAVPLGQGGWASFMVGTAGRDTIDVTLRIRLKQVAEVAMVSDRRIMARRADEVRQVSDAFLAEASLQMDSSLDVKSTVRRVARTAVPAIAEGCVLHLCLPEGLKPVSFTHMDAREQQWLGKVAAEDAWLTETLHRVLDSGRALALKGEGLRGGPFGPASSGAGRAVRAISVNPLNARGRVLGTLTFLYHRAVVAEGASRFLAGLADRAALAIDSSTLHEQRRHHVASLQRHLLPRELPRIPGLTLGSAYEVGDVSLDVGGDFYDAVPGTQGGVTLLIGDVCGRGAEAAALTGLARHTLRALFEDGSTPEHALERLNQALVRESTSRFVTALVAVLVPDGEGFRVRYWSAGHPAPLLRRADGTVEELVAHGDLLGVLEDIEYGSGSVRLTPGDALVMFTDGVTEARAADGLFFESRLQEEVARRGAGDAQGFAERLAEAVVEFRATGADDIAVLVARAESLG
- a CDS encoding response regulator, producing the protein MSGAAGEQRIDHDLVWVVEDSAEDAEAIARALRRTHPGLALDFTDRGTGFVERLLEAARRPGLVLLDLKLPGPSGAEVLRSIRSRPELDGVAVVAFTSSTGPDEVDTTYAAGADSYIYKPVNFELFSAVLKGAVDYWQRKAKGGDEGPAAQPRP
- a CDS encoding ATP-binding protein gives rise to the protein MSSKEPKPEPDREAEAAAAIGFDLSECVREPIHRLGMIQSHGTLLAVDADTGTVDTAALNTRCLLGIAAEELVGGPITRLLSPEHWAEALQVCAQHDAASLVLPVPIDVAGAPRMFDVTAHRHGPLVVLECESRAVAGPHFSHFYQGVRRALTRLRSSATAVECCQAATREIRALTGFDRVVAYRFDGENGPGEVVAEDIAEGCEPWLGLWFPASDIPAQARRLYRDNWIRAIADVDDTSVGLHPPLRADSGLPLDLSNSVLRTVSGFHLEYLRNIGVKSSMSVSVLREGELWGLIACHGYAAVTVPPEMRAACEFFGVAFSLQLAVIEEREQAEALTASRERLDRIISRVTSDLEDSLLAGDDALRDLLDADGAVLCRGDRSTISGMSVSPALLETLQARAAGPAPGTVWSTDRLSEEPDHPDAMVEGGPAGALMVTLSRSGDFLAWFRKARPTTRQWATDPSRPVRVGPRGERLTPRGSGAVFRAVVHGQCLPWTPTDRATAQELWRTLTGLVLRHEAELAALNEQLRITNSDLDSFAHVAAHDLKEPLRGISNAATFVIEDAAAELDETTVRRLHTMRRLAGRMDDLLDSLLHFARLGRGGLHRTRVPLDRVLDSALDVAGERLAEAHVRVIRHELPEVYADENRIYEVLVNLLVNAAKYAADQGDRTVEVLVDTLGPPSGGPPQQTVVVRDNGIGIPSDRQDEVFELFRRLHGQGERGGGTGVGLAIVRRIVERHGGELWLDSEPGRGTAFFFTLGQEGGAQGHSQGQGQGRG